DNA from Pristiophorus japonicus isolate sPriJap1 unplaced genomic scaffold, sPriJap1.hap1 HAP1_SCAFFOLD_3103, whole genome shotgun sequence:
aggttgtgctggatgctctttgcctttctgtcattgtcataggtttatatgtaacctttgggctgctgaccaagggccgtgtggctctttgtcggccggcgcagacacgatgggccggaatggcctccttctgcgctgtaaatttctatgtttccatgatcaCTTTTTCCTAGAGGctcctttactgtgagatcatttataaatcctgtctcattacacagtaccagatctaagatagcctgctccctggttggttccacaatgtactgttcaagaaaactattctggatacactctatgaactcttcctcaaggctaccttgactaatttgatttgtccaatcaatatgaaaatttaaatcgcccatgattattgccgtacctttcttacaagcctccattatttcttgatttatactctgtccaacagtgttgctactgttaaggggcctatagactacgcccaccagtgacttcttccccttattattccttatctccacccaaactgattctacatcttgattttctgagccagtatcatttctcactactgcactgatcttatcctttattaacagagataccccacttccttttcctatcCTTCCGAAATATTGAACCATGTGAGGCATCAAAGCAACGTGTATGTGAAACAGTGATCGTACGGGACACGCAGAACAAATTACATTCTTAAATAACAGATTAGGTGGTGTCAGCTGTGGTGCAGTTATTAGCTCTCGCACCTCAGTCACAAGATCATGAGTTCAGCCtcaactccagtgacttgagcctttaccagtactgaggtagtgctgtacTGTCTGAGTTGCCAtcgttcggatgaggcgttaaaccaagacTGCCCTCTCTGGAGGTTACTCTTGGATGCACAAGATTTTATGGTTCTACCCTCATTCATgcctatgttacctctagacttgattactccaactcacttctggctggcctcccacattctacactacataaacttgaggtcatccaaaactcagctgcccatgtcctaactcacgccaagtcctgctcacccaacacccctgtggGGGTGGCTCCCGATGAAACAACacttagatttcaaaattctcatccttgtttacaaatcactccatggacttgccctccctatctctgtaatctttttcagcctcacaaccccacaagatgtctgcgcccctcaaattctgccctcttgaacatccctcattataactgctcaaccatctggaggaactccctccctaaacctccgcctccacctctctcttctcctttaaggcactccttaaaacctacctctaaacaagcttttggtcatcttccttaatttcttcttttgtgactcggtgtcatatttatctgttttgtcttgtaacactgttgttgtGAAacaccttgcgatgttttactacattaaaggcgctatataaataaaagttattattattacacGTGAAGAGCGTGAGGATTCCCGCTATTCTGGAACTAATGTTCCAgcctcaccaaaacagattaacgggCGACATTTTGTTTGCTATTTGTAGACTCTTGCTGTGAACAAAGCGCCTGCCTAACAATGACTGTGTTTCACAAGTAATTAATTGGCTAAGAGTGACATTGGGACATGCTGAGGGTGTGAGAAAGCAGCATACAAATGAACTAGAAAAGCACACATCCGTCCGATCCCACAATACCTGCCTCTTTCAGAAACGGAGAGTCCACTCCCAAGTATTTGGACACTACATAGAGGCAGAAGAGATGGCGGTCGATGCCGGCGCCTGTCATAGCATTACGGTACATGCTCTGATGTTTCTCCGATGCCACCTTGAATAACTTCAGCTTCTGTTCACTCTGaggtttagaaagaaagaaagaaatgatGCAGCTCGCTGATTCCCGATCCGTTACATCACAGCTGCCCACAATGTACCGGGTCCCGCCCAGTGACATCACTACTGACCATAATGTACCAGGTCCCGCCCAGTGACATCACTACTGACCACAATGCACCGGGTCCTGCCCCAGTGACATCACAACTGACTACAATTTACTGGGCTCTGCCCCGTGACATCACAACTGACCATAATGTACCAGGTCCCGCCCAGTGACATCACTACTGACCACAATGCACCGGGTCCTGCCCCAGTGACATCACAACTGACTACAATTTACTGGGCTCTGCCCCGTGACATCACAACTGACCATAATGTACCAGGTCCCGCCCAGTGACATCACTACTGACCACAATGCACCGGGTCCTGCCCCAGTGACATCACAACTGACTACAATTTACTGGGCTCTGCCCCGTGACATCACAACTGACCACAATATACTGGATCCCGTCCCATGACATCACTACTGGCCACAATATACTGGGTCCCGCCCCATGACATCACAAGTAACCACAATGCATCGGGTCCCACCTTGTGAAATTACCACTGCCCACAATGCATCAGATCCCACCTCGTGACATCACCGCTGCCCAAAATGTACTGGGTCCCGCTCCATGACATCACAACTGTGCACAATGCATCGGGTACCGCTCCTAtgacatcacatagaaacatagaaaataggtgcaggagtaggccattcagcccttcgagcctgcaccaccattcaacagggtcatggctgaacatacaacttcagtaccccattcctgctttctcgccataccccttgatccccctaatagtaaggactgcatctaactcctttttgaatatatttagtgaattggcctcaacaactttctgaggtagagaattccacaagttcaccactctctgggtgaacaagtttctcctcatctcggtcctaaatggcttccccttatccttagactgtgacccctggttctggacttccccaacattgggaacattctttctgcatctaacctgtccaaacccatcagaattttaaacgtttctatgagatctcctcccattcttctaaactccagtgaatacaagcccagttgatccagtctttcttgatatgtcagtcccgccatcccgggaatcagtctggtgaacctttgctgcactccctcaatagcaagaatgtccttcctcaagttaggagaccaaaactgtacacaatactccaggtgtggcctcaccaaggccctgtataattgtagtaacacatccctgctcctgtactcgaatcccctcgctatgaaagccaacatgccatttgctttcttaaccgcctgctgtacctgcatgccaaccttcaatgactgatgtaccatgacacccaggtctcgttccacctccccttttcctaatcggtcaccattcagataatagtctgtctctctgtttttaccaccaaagtggataacctcacatttatccacattatacttcatctgccacgcatttgcccactcacctaacctatccaagtcactctgcagcctcatagcatcctcctcgcagctcacactgccacccaacttagtgtcatctgcaaatttggagatactacatttgatcccctcgtctaaatcattaatgtacaatgtaaacagctggggccccagcacagaaccttgcggtaccccactagtcactgcctgccattctgaaaagtacccatttactcctactctttgcttcctgtctgacaaccagttctcaatccatgtcagcacactacccccaatcccatgtgctttaactttgcacattaatctcttgtgtgggaccttgtcgaaagccttctgaaagtccaaatataccacatcaactggttctcccttgtccactctactggaaacatcctcaaaaaattccagaagatttgtcaagcatgatttccctttcacaaatccatgctgacttggacctatcatgtcacctctttccaaatgcgctgctatgacatccttaataattgattccatcattttacccactaccgatgtcaggctgaccggtctataaactccgttttctctctctctctttttttttttttaaaaaagtggggttacattggctaccctccactccataggaactgatccagagtcaatggaatgttggaaaatgactgtcaatgcatccgctatttccaaggccacctccttaagtactctgggatgcagtccatcaggccctggggatttatcggccttcaatcccatcaatttccccaacacaatttcccgactaataaggatttccctcagttcctcctccttactagaccctctgaccccttttatatccggaaggttgtttgtgtcctccttagtgaataccgaaccaaagtacttgttcaactggtctgccatttctttgttccccgttatgacttcccctgattctgactgcagggacctatgtttgtctttactaacctttttctctttacatatctatagaagcttttgcagtccgtcttaatgttccctgcaagcttcctctcgtatattttccctgccctaatcaaaccctttgtcctcctctgctgagttctaaatttctcccagaccccgggttcactgctatttctgaccaatttgtatgccacttccttggctttaatactatccctgatttcccttgatagccacggttgagccaccttcccttttttatttttacgccagacagggatgtacaattgttgtagttcatccatgcggtctctaaatgtctgccattgcccatccactgtcaaccccttaagtataattcgccaatctatcctagccaattcacgcctcataccttcaaagttaccctgccCACAAAGCTTCGGGTCCCGCTCCATGACATCACAACTGCCCACAATGTACTGGGTCATGCCCCATGACATCACAATTGCCCACAATTCACAGAGTCCTGACCTCTGAGATCACAACTGACCAGAATACACCGCGTCCCGCTCCGTGACATCACAACTGAGCAGAATGCACAGGGCCCTACCCCTTTAAATCACAACTGAGCTCAATGATAACAGGGTACTAacaaaatcgtaatatgattaggcaacgtcaacatagttttatgaaagggaaatcgggtAGATAGAGGAACCCAACACATGACGAATATTTggattccaaaaagcattcgataagatgccacataaaatgttgtttcgcaagataagggctcatggagttaggggcaatatattagcatggatagaggattggttaacggacagaaaaagagagaagtgataaacgggttattttccagttggcagtcTGCAACTAgtggatgccgcaaggatcagtgcttgggcttcagctatatacaatctatattaatgacaaatGATGGGACCGAAtgcaacatatccaagtttgctgacgatacaaagctaggtgggaaagtaagctatgaggaggatgtaaagagccttcaaagggatatagactagtttagtgagtgggcaataaggtggcaggtggagtgaaatgtggggaaatgtgaggctattcacttcggtaagaatagaaacatagaatatcttttagatggtgagaaactattaaatattggtgttcagcgcGATTAAGCTGTTGTCGCTGTACAGGAAACACAGCTCTTCTATGCAGTAACAGCAAgcaaataggaaggcaaatggcatgttggcctttattgcatgggggtAGGTGTATAAGAGTAATGAAGTCTTGCGATAATTTTACAGAGCTTTGgcgagaccacatttggagtactgtgcagttttgttcttatgaggaaggatatacttgtcttggaggcagtacaacaaaggttcaccagactgattcctgggatgagagggttgtccaatgatgagagattgggcctatactctcgtaagcttagaagaatgagaggcgatcacattaaaacatataagatagtgagggggattgacagggcagatgttggaaggttgtttcccttggctgcagagtctagaactcggggggtgggggggtgcgggtgcagtttcaggccatttaggactgggatgaggcggaatttcttcactcagaggattgtgaatgtttggaattctctgccccagagagctgtggatgcagagttattgagtatattcaaggctgacagatagatttttggactctgagggaatcaagggatatggatatagtgcaagaaagtggagttgaagtcgaggatcaatcatgatcttattgaatggcggagcaggctcgaaaggccatatggcccactcctgctcctaattcttatgttcttaggttattTTTATgctccaagtcctgctcactgACATCACAACTGACCACAATGCTCCATGTCCCGCCCTTTGACATCACAACTGACCCCGCTGCCCACAATCCCTGACCCATGACATCACTGTTATCCACAATGCACCACTTCTACCTGCGATGACACTGGTTGGAACATCATGATGTCACTGGAGAAACTCCATTCAATACACCAGGGGTTCCTAAACCCAAGAGACATACTTGACTGAATCATACCATAATAAatatcccaaagcaagtgttctactcggagcttcgacactgcaagcgagccccagatgggcagaggaaacgcttcaaggacatactcaaagcctccttgataaagtgcaacatccccacttatacctgggaatccctggcacacgaCCGCCCAAAGTCAGCTCCCCACCCCACAATCCACTTCCAGATCCTGAGAGTCCCTCCCTAGACTGCATTCCCAGTGCTCCCTGATCCCACGGAGGATGCAGCCTGCAGGACGATGATTCCTGTGGAGCCCGCGGGAACAAAGTTCGAATGCTGAAGGAAATGAGCAGTGATGGAAAAGGAGAGATTACTTACCGTCTGAGTGGCGTCCATCATCGATAGCACAAACTTAGTGGACTGACTGGTGCAGGAACGGACAGTCTCTGTGCGACCCTCTCGGAACAGCCGGGTCATGGAGGCCTCGTAGGTTAGGCAGAATTTACCTTTGTCCTAAGAAGAGAATACACAGGTCAGGCCGCTGGAAGGAAAGGCAGACCACGTTTGAAAACTCATTGAGAACCCTGACAGTTCGCAGCATGCACGAGGACCATTCGGCCAATCGAAGCTGTCAGTGATAGCTCTTCCACTGGGCCAATCGACTCGAATCCCATTCCACTGCTCTTTCCCTCAATACTTTTGTAGTCCTCTTCCATTACTAATCCAGTCGTCTCCCCCTTCCTTCTTCGCATGGAATTCTGGGTTTATGTCCCTTATTACCAAACAATCTTCCATTCTTAACCTCCGATAGCCTTTCGTATTATTTAAATCAGGCTTTAGTAGGTCCGCTGATAACTTTTGCTTATGAAGAAGGTTCTATATTGTTCCAGTTGATCTGTATTGTTGCTTTTCTATGGCTCTTGCTAAGATCAGGTGCCCAGAACCCCACACAAAATGCCAACTGTGACTGAAACATTATCCTGTGAAAATTAAACCACACTTGCTTGCTTTTCAAGGCCCCTCTGCTTAAAGCTCAGAATCCTATTGACACTGTCTTTGGCCTATTCTCCATCCTTTGCATGAGCCAAGTAGTTGTAAccctacatctgtgtgtgtgtgtgtgtgtgtgtgtgtgtgtgtgtgtgtgtgtgtcagtcagctgtggttcagttggtagcactttcgcctctgagtcagaggttgagagtaggacttgagcacaaaaatctaggctaacactccagcgcagtactgagggagtgctgcactgttggaggtgccgtcctttggatgagacgttaaaccgaggccccatctgctctcaggtggacgtaaaagatcctctggcactatttcgaagaagaggtgagttatccccgatgtcctgactgatatttatccctcatttaACATTAcaaaaaaagattatttggtcactgagcgcaaactggctgccatgtttcctagattgtaacagtgactacactttaaaagcacttgattggctgtaaagcattttgggacgtccggaggtggatatatatatatatattaaaaggcttcctctcctcccccctcaacgTTAGTGTTCAGGGTGTGCGTCTTATCTCTCGTCAGTCACTTGGAGGGAGCCCTTGTTCAGGGAGCGGCGGTGAAGTGAAACTGTACCCAGTAATGTGCCAGCTGTAGCGCCATCTGAACAAAGGCATCAGGGCTGGTGCGGCACCTCTTGATCAGACCCTTGCCAAATTTGTCAAATGGAAAGGAGTGGAAGTCCACATCATCGGCAAGCTGCTGGGCGACACTCAGAGACCTCGTGATGACTTCTCGACACTAGAGAGAGCAGCAGAACAAGAGGAGATGGCAGTCAGCAAGAACCTGGTAGAActggtgcgacatccccaccgacacctggcagtccctggccaaagaccgccctaagtggaggaagtgcattcgggaatcaagcacaggcagcggaaagagcgtgcggccaaACCAGTCCCtatccaccccttctctcaacgaccatctgtcccacctgtgacagggactgtggttctcgtattggactcatttttagagtggaagcaagtcttcctcgattccgagggactgcatatgatgatgatggtagagcTGGAACCCTGTGCTGAGAGAGAGCAGGGAGATCGGCCACACTAACCAGCACCATCAGGGCCCATGTATCTCACTGTGAATTGAGAAACCACTCGTTGATTCGAaaagaaacattctacattcctacAGTTTGCACAATGAAACGAGTTGAAAACCAACTTAGAGAACACGCAGTTCTGGGTGGTGGAAGGCTTGAGAAGAGCTCAGCCCGAGTCACTGGATGCTTTCTGAGGCTGCAACCCGACTCGATTGCACGGCCGTGGGCAAAGCGGTGCGACGGAGAGCGCGCTCTGCCTACGCCACCCCAAGATGCCAGGGCACTCTGGCCAAGCTCGGCCTCAGCCAGAAAAAGAGCCAGCGCCAGGCCAACAGGCTGCATTGTCGCAGCAGGGAGGCTAGCCAATGACTCGGTGTGGCTGGCGTCAATCTTCACCGCAGTCAGTTGACAATGAACAGGGAACTCACCGGCTCATCGATCTCCCACTGCAGTCGCTGGGGTGGGGGGATCCTGCCATTGGGCTCCCCTTTACAATACCCGTCCTCTGTGTACCCGAGCTGGAACTGGTCGGTGGCCAAGACGTACTGTGGGAGACACGTGAAGACGTTAACAGCGTGTGCATGCCCCTCGTGAGGTCCTCGCACCCCTCCTGAGCTCCCAACTCCCAGTGAGAAGACCAGAATAAGCCTTCGCCAACAGGAGAAAGAAACACACGCCAAAACAAACATGGTAACTGCCTGCCCGCAATCCCAGCTTCTTTTACACCGACATGAAGAGAAGCAAAGGCAGTCCGCTTAAAATCACTTGGGGCAGGTAGGCGAGCATCCACATCCGACTGCAGACCAGCCATCCGGCCCCTGGTCACCGGCTATAGCAGCAGGCAGCCCCGGAATTAAATCATTCACAATAAATGAGCTTTGCACAAAACAAAACCTGCTGAATGCAGTAACTTTGGGCCATTTATGTTCACGGGTGGAAGGCAAGTTAGATGCTCTCTTTCCACATCCTGCCGCGGTTAAATTTCAGTTCAGCACAAAAAGGT
Protein-coding regions in this window:
- the LOC139249386 gene encoding carnitine O-palmitoyltransferase 1, liver isoform-like — protein: VPWAKARRSFFSGGKNKLSLEAIEKAAFFVTLDDTEQGFRKEDPVASLDNYAKSLLHGKCYDRWFDKSLSFIIFKNGKIGLNAEHSWADAPIIGHLWEYVLATDQFQLGYTEDGYCKGEPNGRIPPPQRLQWEIDEPCREVITRSLSVAQQLADDVDFHSFPFDKFGKGLIKRCRTSPDAFVQMALQLAHYWDKGKFCLTYEASMTRLFREGRTETVRSCTSQSTKFVLSMMDATQTSEQKLKLFKVASEKHQSMYRNAMTGAGIDRHLFCLYVVSKYLGVDSPFLKEVLSEPWKLSTSQTPLQQIDLFDLNKFPEYVSSGGGFGPVSV